The following proteins are co-located in the Chlorocebus sabaeus isolate Y175 chromosome 21, mChlSab1.0.hap1, whole genome shotgun sequence genome:
- the LLCFC1 gene encoding sperm-egg fusion protein LLCFC1 has product MPPLASQLCRAAFLVPILLLLQVKPLKGSPGPKDGSQTEKTPSADQNQEQFEEHFVASSVGEMWQVVDMAQQEDGKSSKTSAVHKPSFHLGFFCFSLASVMVFLGGPLRLTFLNIHLCFMLTH; this is encoded by the exons ATGCCTCCCCTGGCCTCCCAGCTCTGCAGGGCAGCGTTCCTGGTTCCCATCTTGCTGCTGCTGCAGGTGAAGCCTCTGAAGGGGAGCCCAGGCCCCAAAGATGGGAGCCAGACAGAGAAAACGCCCTCTGCAG ACCAGAATCAAGAACAGTTCGAAGAGCACTTTGTGGCCTCCTCAGTGGGTGAGATGTGGCAGGTGGTGGACATGGCCCAGCAAGAAGACGGCAAGTCGTCCAAGACATCAGCTGTTCACAAGCCCTCTTTCCACCTCGGCTTCTTCTGCTTTAGTCTGGCCAGTGTCATGGTTTTCTTAGGAGGGCCATTGAGGCTGACATTCCTAAATATCCATCTCTGCTTCATGCTCACTCACTGA